In Acidimicrobiales bacterium, one DNA window encodes the following:
- the gnd gene encoding decarboxylating 6-phosphogluconate dehydrogenase, protein MRIGLVGLGRMGASMADRLGEHGHEVVGFDTDPTKGDVGSIDALVQALDGEQRRVVWVMVPAGPPTAETIQALAGVLAPGDLVVDGGNSNYRDSQQHAELLGEHQVAFVDAGVSGGIWGRTEGYCIMAGGHADDIAHLRPVLDALVTEDGFAHVGSAGAGHYAKMIHNGVEYAMMQAFAEGYELLDATDLDLDVAATFEVWRHGSVVRSWLLDLLAPALAADPALSSVRGYADDSGEGRWTVHEAVARGVPAPAITASLYARFASRQDDSPAMRAIATLRNRFGGHDTRPGAG, encoded by the coding sequence GTGAGGATCGGACTCGTCGGACTGGGACGGATGGGCGCCAGCATGGCCGATCGCCTCGGCGAGCACGGCCACGAGGTGGTCGGGTTCGACACCGACCCCACCAAGGGCGACGTCGGATCGATCGACGCACTGGTCCAGGCCCTCGACGGCGAACAGCGGCGCGTGGTCTGGGTCATGGTCCCAGCGGGCCCACCGACCGCCGAGACGATCCAGGCGCTGGCCGGTGTGCTCGCACCGGGCGATCTCGTGGTCGACGGCGGCAACTCGAACTACCGCGACTCACAGCAGCACGCCGAGTTGCTCGGCGAACATCAGGTGGCGTTCGTCGACGCGGGGGTGTCGGGCGGGATCTGGGGACGCACCGAGGGCTACTGCATCATGGCCGGGGGCCACGCCGACGACATCGCCCACCTGCGACCGGTCCTCGACGCCCTCGTGACCGAGGATGGGTTCGCCCACGTGGGGTCCGCCGGCGCCGGGCACTACGCCAAGATGATCCACAACGGGGTCGAGTACGCCATGATGCAGGCCTTCGCCGAGGGGTACGAACTGCTCGACGCCACCGACCTCGACCTCGATGTCGCCGCCACCTTCGAGGTGTGGCGCCACGGCAGCGTGGTCCGATCGTGGCTGCTCGACCTGCTGGCCCCAGCGCTGGCCGCCGATCCCGCCCTGTCGTCGGTGCGCGGCTACGCCGACGACTCCGGCGAGGGACGATGGACGGTGCACGAGGCCGTCGCCCGGGGCGTCCCCGCTCCGGCGATCACCGCATCGCTCTATGCCCGGTTCGCGTCCCGCCAGGACGACTCACCCGCCATGCGGGCGATCGCCACCCTGCGCAACCGCTTCGGCGGCCACGACACCCGACCCGGCGCTGGCTGA